From Leptospira sp. WS58.C1, one genomic window encodes:
- a CDS encoding enoyl-CoA hydratase/isomerase family protein, with amino-acid sequence MDYKHLSIENKNGLLIVLLNRPEYSNALNIRIRDELESIFSESKKDPKVRGILLGAIGKNFCSGYDLEEVIETKLGSFRHRILEYHYELYSFPKPLVCVLKGFCSAGGFDLALCGDYILAEKKTFLFRPEIRFGGPPLITTLARKVGPAKALSLTLLGDPIRSQDAVQLGIIDDLVLEGDSIAKGLKVLEKLTQWDPKLIRAEKEIANNFFQGNLYENLKKEFDLFKEFLENPNFLKIISEYAKSIKQKV; translated from the coding sequence ATGGATTATAAACATCTGAGTATAGAAAACAAAAACGGGTTACTGATTGTACTTTTGAACCGTCCGGAATACAGTAATGCGTTAAATATAAGAATTAGAGACGAATTAGAATCCATTTTTTCAGAGTCCAAAAAAGATCCTAAAGTAAGAGGAATACTTTTAGGAGCAATCGGCAAAAACTTCTGCAGCGGATACGATCTGGAGGAAGTTATCGAAACAAAACTAGGATCTTTCCGTCATCGTATTTTAGAATATCATTATGAACTTTATTCATTTCCGAAACCTTTGGTTTGTGTATTAAAAGGTTTTTGTTCCGCTGGTGGTTTTGACCTCGCTCTTTGCGGAGATTATATTCTTGCGGAAAAGAAAACATTCCTATTTCGCCCTGAAATTCGTTTCGGAGGTCCGCCACTCATCACTACTCTAGCTCGAAAGGTAGGTCCGGCAAAAGCATTATCTTTAACATTATTAGGAGATCCTATCCGTTCCCAAGACGCAGTCCAATTGGGGATTATCGACGATCTAGTTTTGGAAGGTGACTCGATCGCAAAAGGATTAAAAGTACTGGAGAAACTAACTCAATGGGACCCGAAACTCATCCGAGCCGAAAAAGAGATAGCGAATAATTTTTTCCAAGGTAATCTTTACGAAAATCTAAAAAAAGAATTCGATCTGTTCAAAGAATTTTTGGAAAATCCGAATTTTCTAAAAATAATCTCCGAATATGCGAAATCCATTAAACAAAAAGTCTGA
- a CDS encoding OmpP1/FadL family transporter, translating into MLFGSRVRKKFSLFSLAIISFLAPKLEAVGLFQPSHNARYGGMGGVNLAIGGSPMDIGTNPANLSLKNRKELEFGISLPYIRTVYKDRFLDPDPNLTYENSESYNVLAPLPYFAIRIPLGEKWSYGGGIYIPGGGNGEVYGLTRITPNGQSLNDWSGMKLPSPIGDSKRIQESYSSTFYLVKSTHALSYKIGGLSLAFGVEGIYSRQIAYQKFHDITGTVEVPGQGFDYRSKHAYALGGIFGTTYQITETLKIAYTYQTSAKIPLDGSIQVGSYPSRTGVSATFAVPERHGFGFSYGTDTFNVGIDVLYYNYSSYTSTYKQTLAAPVFPTAFGQTNVVPQNLSYHDSWALGIGGEWIVNDWTYRLGARHNSGVLRSEGTNALQAGIMVQDLVSGGFGYTAGKWKFDFTLLYYLPVKVYNGGSADWNFNHAVFSKDDIRVAQFKHSLRSDIPAILLGASYSFN; encoded by the coding sequence ATGCTTTTTGGATCTAGAGTTCGTAAAAAATTTTCCCTGTTTTCCCTGGCTATAATTTCTTTCCTGGCTCCTAAGCTCGAAGCTGTAGGACTTTTTCAACCTTCTCACAACGCGAGATACGGCGGCATGGGGGGAGTCAATCTAGCGATCGGGGGATCTCCTATGGACATAGGGACCAATCCCGCTAACTTAAGTCTCAAAAATCGAAAAGAGTTGGAGTTCGGAATTTCTTTGCCGTACATCCGTACAGTATACAAAGACAGGTTTTTGGATCCGGACCCGAATCTTACCTACGAAAATTCGGAATCCTATAATGTGCTTGCCCCACTTCCCTATTTTGCGATCCGGATCCCACTCGGCGAAAAATGGTCTTATGGTGGAGGGATTTATATCCCGGGAGGAGGAAATGGAGAAGTCTACGGACTCACAAGGATCACTCCTAATGGCCAAAGTTTGAACGATTGGTCAGGAATGAAACTCCCAAGTCCGATAGGAGATTCTAAAAGAATTCAAGAAAGTTATTCTTCTACATTTTATCTAGTGAAATCCACTCACGCACTTTCCTATAAGATCGGCGGACTTTCTCTGGCATTCGGAGTAGAAGGAATTTATTCCAGACAGATCGCATATCAAAAATTTCATGATATCACAGGAACCGTCGAAGTCCCCGGCCAAGGTTTCGATTATAGAAGCAAGCATGCCTATGCACTAGGCGGCATATTCGGAACCACTTATCAGATCACGGAAACATTAAAGATCGCTTATACTTACCAAACTTCCGCAAAAATCCCTTTGGATGGAAGTATACAAGTAGGCTCGTATCCGAGCAGAACCGGAGTGTCTGCGACATTTGCAGTTCCGGAAAGACATGGATTTGGTTTTTCTTATGGAACGGATACATTCAATGTCGGAATAGATGTTTTGTATTATAATTATTCTTCTTACACTTCTACCTATAAACAAACATTGGCTGCTCCCGTATTTCCGACTGCATTCGGACAAACGAATGTAGTCCCTCAAAATTTAAGTTATCATGATTCTTGGGCTTTGGGCATCGGAGGAGAATGGATCGTAAACGATTGGACTTATAGATTAGGAGCAAGGCATAACTCCGGAGTTTTAAGATCGGAAGGAACGAACGCTCTTCAAGCAGGTATCATGGTCCAAGATCTCGTCTCAGGCGGTTTCGGATATACCGCAGGAAAATGGAAATTCGATTTTACACTTTTATACTATCTTCCTGTTAAAGTCTATAACGGAGGCTCTGCAGATTGGAACTTCAACCATGCAGTATTTTCCAAAGACGACATCAGAGTGGCACAATTCAAACATTCCTTAAGATCCGATATCCCCGCGATCTTATTAGGAGCAAGCTATTCGTTTAATTAA
- a CDS encoding sodium:solute symporter family protein, with product MLGLFVILYICITILIGAFASRFVKSSQDYVLAGRKLPLVLASSALFATWFGSETLMGASSKFVDGGVLAVIEDPFGAALCLFLVGIFFARPLYRMNILTFGDLYKNRFGRRVEFLSALFMIPSYFGWIAAQLVAMGIVIHSLFGFDMYVGILLASVVVLIYTYIGGMWAISITDFLQTILIIVGLLVLVWDLQGKAGGFQTVIATAKPGFFSFFPPLQTEAILAYIAAWMTIGLGSIPQQDIFQRVMSSKSEKVAVYSSLLGGGLYLTVAFLPLLAGYFARRVYPEIAAGDNQMILPHVVLLHSTLFIQILFFGALLSAILSTASGAILAPASVLGENLIRPTLKNPSEKLLLRVMRFSVLIVAFVSTGMALSETNIYQLVADSSSISLVSLFVPLVAAIFWKDANATGAVYAMFSGMIVWLGLKFFGPEWLPPTIPALGVSFLGQFLGRYIRISLFEPELSGNSVPSGGL from the coding sequence TTGCTCGGTCTCTTTGTCATTTTATATATTTGTATAACCATTTTAATCGGAGCATTTGCCTCCAGATTTGTAAAAAGTTCCCAGGATTATGTGTTAGCCGGAAGAAAACTTCCGCTTGTTCTTGCATCGTCCGCTTTGTTTGCCACTTGGTTCGGTTCGGAAACATTGATGGGAGCTTCTTCCAAGTTTGTAGACGGAGGGGTCCTAGCGGTGATCGAAGATCCTTTCGGGGCGGCCCTTTGTCTTTTTTTAGTAGGGATATTCTTTGCTAGACCCTTGTATAGGATGAACATTCTCACTTTCGGAGACTTATACAAAAATCGTTTCGGCCGAAGGGTGGAATTTCTTTCCGCACTATTCATGATCCCTTCCTATTTCGGCTGGATTGCGGCTCAATTAGTAGCAATGGGTATTGTCATTCATTCCTTATTCGGATTCGATATGTATGTAGGAATATTATTGGCATCCGTTGTCGTATTGATTTACACATATATCGGAGGTATGTGGGCGATTTCCATTACGGATTTCTTACAGACCATTTTGATCATAGTAGGGCTTTTGGTTTTGGTTTGGGACCTACAAGGAAAGGCCGGTGGATTTCAAACTGTGATTGCGACGGCGAAGCCGGGATTTTTTTCCTTTTTTCCGCCATTACAAACGGAAGCAATCCTCGCTTATATTGCAGCTTGGATGACGATAGGGTTAGGCTCTATTCCACAACAGGATATTTTTCAAAGAGTGATGTCTTCTAAGTCGGAAAAGGTTGCCGTGTATTCCTCTCTGTTGGGCGGGGGATTGTATCTGACCGTCGCATTTTTACCTTTGCTTGCTGGATATTTTGCAAGAAGAGTTTATCCTGAGATAGCGGCGGGGGATAATCAAATGATACTTCCTCATGTAGTGTTATTACATTCTACTTTGTTTATTCAGATTCTTTTTTTCGGAGCATTACTTTCCGCTATCTTAAGTACAGCTTCAGGCGCGATCTTAGCTCCCGCTTCCGTTTTAGGAGAGAATTTGATCCGTCCTACTTTAAAAAATCCTTCCGAGAAATTATTATTGAGAGTGATGCGTTTTTCCGTGTTGATAGTGGCATTCGTATCCACAGGAATGGCGCTGAGTGAAACGAATATTTATCAGTTGGTAGCCGATTCTTCTTCCATAAGTTTGGTTTCCCTTTTTGTTCCATTGGTTGCCGCAATTTTTTGGAAAGATGCGAACGCAACCGGGGCAGTGTATGCTATGTTCTCGGGGATGATTGTATGGTTGGGCCTGAAATTTTTCGGACCGGAATGGCTGCCTCCGACAATCCCAGCTTTGGGTGTCAGTTTTTTAGGTCAGTTTTTAGGAAGATATATTAGGATTTCTTTATTCGAACCCGAACTAAGCGGAAACTCTGTTCCTTCCGGCGGCCTTTGA
- a CDS encoding membrane protein — MSFWQTLATDPEYFGRYTLFENICLLLGVAFWAYMYAVLLIEPFKKKFVEMPVFIACGNIIWELLWGFCFKEPMGAILLWGYRLGFVLDIVIFYQVIRFGKKQISLPLSDKGYKFLLGILVTSWGLLIYTFYIGGYDLFTGSNSAYILSLIISVMYPILFLKTGDPNMFSYSVSWAKFLGNGFFTIFIFLYFPDKYFVQVLSGLGTIADIYYVWLFTRQKYSPSKV, encoded by the coding sequence ATGAGTTTTTGGCAGACTTTAGCAACGGATCCGGAGTATTTCGGACGTTATACGCTGTTTGAGAATATTTGTTTACTTTTGGGTGTGGCTTTCTGGGCATATATGTATGCAGTTCTTCTAATAGAACCATTTAAGAAAAAATTCGTCGAGATGCCCGTTTTTATCGCCTGTGGGAATATTATTTGGGAATTATTATGGGGATTCTGCTTTAAAGAACCTATGGGTGCGATATTACTCTGGGGCTATAGACTTGGCTTCGTATTGGATATAGTGATTTTCTACCAGGTGATCCGATTCGGTAAAAAACAAATTTCCTTGCCATTGTCGGACAAGGGATATAAATTCCTTTTGGGCATTTTGGTGACGTCTTGGGGATTATTGATTTATACCTTTTATATAGGAGGTTATGATCTTTTTACCGGATCTAATTCGGCTTATATCTTAAGTCTGATTATTTCGGTAATGTATCCGATCCTTTTCCTGAAAACCGGAGATCCGAACATGTTCTCTTATTCGGTTTCTTGGGCAAAATTTTTGGGCAACGGGTTCTTTACAATCTTCATCTTTTTATACTTTCCGGATAAGTACTTCGTTCAGGTTTTGAGCGGACTCGGAACGATAGCCGACATATACTATGTTTGGTTATTTACCCGTCAAAAGTATTCGCCCTCTAAAGTGTGA
- a CDS encoding oxygenase MpaB family protein — MNSSELRALRNETDPLADEIVTKYFTESAFDRQKTMLFFDALSRNSDPIPSGLPDYLEKYFYETEDLPSWADKTKIAKGERLFSTYGPQILMMLCVKSLPMAYSCGDGAQVLYKTGRLIEQNGVIDGVNRRLMETTQFVISVAQENGLGPQGKGIRTAQKVRLMHASIRYFLRKGQDWDPAWGRPINQEDMAGTLQSFSSLVLDGLAQSSLKLSQEEKDAYIHLWRVVGHFIGVKPELCPEGYDTAHSLGESIFNDQQKPSDAGKILAKSLLDFMEYMLPGNLFDSLPLFFLQTYMGQKTSEVLGLGWPPKNPLGYFMERIFKDVDSHVDDDEGFGKLVAYFASKLLFSMDHFYYGGKKARFWIPPSLRENWRL; from the coding sequence ATGAATTCGAGCGAGTTACGCGCATTACGAAATGAAACTGATCCGTTAGCAGACGAGATTGTCACAAAATATTTTACTGAATCCGCTTTTGACCGGCAAAAAACGATGCTTTTTTTCGATGCTCTTTCCAGGAACTCGGACCCTATTCCTTCCGGGCTGCCGGATTATCTAGAAAAATATTTTTATGAGACGGAAGATCTTCCTTCTTGGGCGGACAAAACTAAGATCGCAAAGGGAGAGCGGCTATTCTCCACTTATGGTCCCCAGATCCTAATGATGCTTTGTGTAAAGTCGCTTCCTATGGCATATTCTTGCGGAGACGGAGCGCAGGTACTTTATAAAACCGGAAGATTAATAGAACAGAATGGAGTGATTGATGGGGTTAATAGAAGACTCATGGAAACCACTCAGTTTGTGATCTCCGTCGCTCAGGAGAATGGACTGGGCCCTCAAGGAAAAGGGATACGCACTGCCCAGAAAGTACGATTAATGCATGCATCCATTCGTTATTTTTTAAGGAAGGGACAAGATTGGGATCCTGCTTGGGGGCGGCCGATCAACCAAGAAGATATGGCAGGTACTTTGCAGTCTTTTTCTAGCTTAGTGCTGGATGGACTGGCTCAATCTTCTTTAAAGTTAAGTCAGGAAGAAAAAGACGCATACATTCATCTCTGGAGAGTGGTTGGACATTTTATAGGTGTAAAACCGGAACTTTGTCCGGAAGGATACGATACCGCACATTCCTTAGGCGAGTCCATTTTTAACGATCAACAAAAACCATCTGACGCGGGCAAGATACTTGCAAAATCCCTGTTGGACTTTATGGAGTATATGCTTCCGGGGAACTTATTCGATAGTCTTCCATTATTTTTTCTGCAAACATATATGGGACAAAAAACAAGCGAGGTACTCGGCCTAGGATGGCCTCCTAAAAATCCTTTGGGTTATTTTATGGAAAGGATTTTTAAGGATGTCGACTCTCATGTAGACGATGACGAGGGATTCGGAAAGTTAGTCGCTTATTTTGCTTCCAAACTTCTTTTTTCTATGGATCATTTTTATTACGGCGGAAAAAAAGCCAGATTCTGGATCCCGCCTTCATTAAGAGAGAATTGGAGACTATAA
- a CDS encoding trifunctional serine/threonine-protein kinase/ATP-binding protein/SpoIIE family protein phosphatase, producing MQDLSTDRVPYELGELLYEDSFSQTYRGKLGRTREPKIIRIQRPEGKETSSVYFLNEFELGKLVSDPGILKPEDMFENSDGICLVYENIPSKLLHQSLAGSISLETFLEIALAITENLARLHSFGIVHNQISPRAFFYNPDNGETKLAWLGGASLLLSEKGSYAPLRYTFDILPYCSPENTGRLNRPVDFRSDAYSLGALFYKMISGAPPFETEDPLEMVHYHIARSPVSLVKKREDVPAAISTLVDKLLSKMPEERYFSLENLIHDLKSIKDSLRSKRKLSEFVPGVYERKVGFRDSPRIYDRDRERKEIESSIVNVTNGRRSAIFIGGKSGTGKTALVEDAITYLDIYSVVLLRGKFEEDKKEIPYYAFRQIMDDLLRRILQKKEEEIILLKNYIKETLGDNIEILTQFLPDLGKTLGIEIPVKTHKRQKDEKVLFAVALKFLTLCFDRKNPAIILVDDLQWADSASLALLEFILNSEDWEGLLFVLTSRSEDADFFPNITVKPGPLGLDLREIRLSPLNEHSVFKYVSDSIHVSAEDASRLAEVLVSKTGGNPLFLHQFLRSLYEEGCLSFDTKTAYHIVDWDRLLQRAVTDNVLDLFLDKVGKLPDETLEVLRVGACIGAKFDLKDMYDFFKARPGVLSRGIREAVREGIVFYRESGNMLFPALQYISQKKIEESGMYSSLSDIQFHFSHDRMIQSILDATDSSEKARIHNTLARLLIEREKKSGGSELILDIANHLLRSRELYTNGQENEDFFHYTILAGNSAKAGAAYESSYSFFSLLASQLKDSYWQKDRKNAIHILKSLAESAYYLSRREEAEKIVSDLLSKLQSPSEKADVYLMQLEVMNVYNDLDSASKIGIKALQSLGTGFKEKPGFLAVFGEVLKMIFYSRGRSPEKLVNAKDSKDPYKTEALNILVNLLNYGKHMDMKVMAYIYLKLINLTLKEGNAPFSFFGYAGFGSILLSITGNFQQSMRYWTLAEKILKKFKSDELYGRFVFGRTILLDYFMYPFRSIVDYTEEAFHKCMQYGDYLWAAFALFSQNTNQLYSAENSLSYREKIRENLERGSKLNYDILMILLHSSDSYLDRLEGKSTETVRYKENLYTDREFESQVLESAGNGTANSWYATLFGSLAYLSGYYLEAERIFKNYHSDLEKSRIMFIYSEYRFYRSLGLLKLRRKKLKLSEKFFFRYSLYLFKLWSKIYPPSFQLFYFILGGLYEDYAGRKENSSLYFDMAIQQVESEPNDFRKAVVYQHVAEWNIEQGRTSYGKFLIQNAVRLYGSWGAKSIVNLLRDEHGELLRPQGTTKRSMEKILADSILPTSFDLDLRTVLKASQSISGVIELGELLRQLIRTIMENAAATRGFLILPQNKELFLMAGSDIEEPGFLPKPISLDEAGHLLPLEVVYFCFRSGQKVLISDAAKDSFYSVNPYIKRSKPKSLLCMPITKQGRTLCVLYLENRLTAGIFDEHRLEILEILSAQAAISLENAKLYEDITRMNFELERKVNERTEELAKSLSIIRKDMLYSQKIQRSILPELKNIPGLRYSVNYLPMDEVGGDFYDICRLSNGRYRFFLADATGHGVQAALVTMAIKGEYEGLKSSLERPGEILFELNNSILLKYKTLYFTGAICDVDLSEKKVYFASAGHISQFLVRSYQMVEMPKTGAILGFVKDYPYRTEEYKIESRDRIFLFSDGIYEQFNEDKSEYGEERFLHSIRANVQFEPQVQAERILSDLQNFISKTSIQDDITLLILDID from the coding sequence ATGCAGGATTTGTCCACAGACAGGGTTCCTTATGAATTGGGGGAATTGTTGTACGAGGACAGTTTTTCCCAAACGTATAGAGGAAAATTAGGTAGGACTAGAGAACCGAAGATCATTCGAATACAAAGACCGGAGGGGAAAGAAACCTCTTCGGTGTATTTTCTGAATGAATTCGAATTGGGGAAATTGGTCAGCGATCCCGGCATTCTTAAACCGGAAGATATGTTCGAAAATTCGGACGGTATCTGCCTGGTGTATGAAAATATTCCTTCTAAACTTCTGCACCAAAGTTTGGCAGGATCCATTTCTCTAGAAACTTTTTTAGAGATAGCCTTAGCGATCACGGAAAATTTGGCAAGGTTACATTCTTTCGGGATAGTTCATAACCAAATTTCCCCACGTGCATTTTTTTATAATCCGGATAACGGTGAGACCAAACTTGCCTGGTTAGGCGGAGCCTCCCTTCTCCTTTCCGAAAAGGGAAGTTATGCACCTCTTAGATATACGTTCGATATTCTACCGTATTGTTCTCCGGAAAATACGGGAAGATTGAACCGTCCGGTCGATTTTAGATCCGACGCATATTCCTTAGGCGCACTATTTTATAAGATGATCTCGGGAGCTCCTCCGTTTGAAACGGAAGACCCTTTGGAGATGGTGCATTATCATATTGCAAGATCGCCGGTTTCTCTAGTTAAGAAAAGAGAGGATGTTCCGGCTGCGATCTCTACCTTGGTGGACAAATTGCTCTCCAAAATGCCGGAAGAAAGATACTTCTCTTTGGAAAATCTGATACATGATCTAAAGAGTATTAAAGATTCTTTAAGGTCTAAACGTAAGCTCTCTGAATTCGTTCCCGGGGTATATGAAAGAAAGGTGGGTTTTCGGGATTCTCCTAGGATCTACGATAGGGACCGGGAAAGAAAAGAGATCGAATCTAGTATAGTGAATGTGACTAACGGAAGAAGGTCCGCAATTTTTATCGGCGGTAAATCAGGGACCGGAAAAACGGCGCTAGTGGAGGATGCTATCACTTATCTGGATATCTATTCAGTGGTCCTTTTGCGTGGAAAATTCGAAGAAGATAAAAAGGAGATCCCGTATTATGCGTTCCGCCAGATTATGGACGATCTTTTAAGAAGGATCCTTCAGAAAAAAGAAGAGGAAATCATTTTATTAAAAAATTATATTAAGGAAACCTTAGGAGATAATATCGAGATCCTTACCCAATTTTTGCCGGACCTGGGAAAAACTTTAGGAATAGAAATACCGGTAAAAACGCATAAGAGGCAGAAGGACGAAAAGGTCCTGTTTGCAGTCGCTCTTAAATTTCTGACTCTATGTTTTGATCGAAAAAATCCCGCTATTATTTTGGTGGATGATCTTCAATGGGCGGATTCGGCTTCCCTGGCTTTACTAGAATTCATTTTGAACAGTGAAGATTGGGAAGGATTACTTTTTGTTCTCACTAGTCGATCTGAGGATGCGGATTTTTTTCCGAATATTACGGTAAAACCAGGACCCTTAGGTTTGGATCTGAGAGAAATACGACTTTCTCCTTTGAATGAACATAGCGTATTTAAATATGTATCCGATAGTATCCATGTATCCGCCGAGGATGCAAGTCGACTTGCGGAAGTTCTTGTTTCTAAGACGGGAGGTAATCCTTTATTTTTGCACCAATTCTTGAGATCCCTGTATGAAGAGGGTTGCCTAAGTTTCGATACGAAAACCGCATATCATATAGTGGACTGGGATCGCCTTTTGCAAAGAGCGGTTACGGATAACGTTTTAGATCTATTTCTGGATAAAGTGGGGAAACTTCCCGACGAGACCTTGGAAGTCCTGAGAGTAGGGGCCTGTATCGGCGCAAAATTCGATCTGAAAGATATGTACGATTTTTTTAAGGCTCGGCCAGGTGTTTTGTCTAGGGGAATTCGAGAAGCAGTCCGAGAAGGGATCGTATTTTATAGAGAATCCGGAAATATGTTATTTCCGGCTTTGCAGTATATTTCCCAAAAAAAGATAGAAGAGTCCGGAATGTATTCCTCTCTATCCGATATCCAATTTCATTTTTCTCATGATAGAATGATCCAAAGTATTTTGGATGCTACGGACTCTTCCGAAAAAGCAAGGATCCATAATACTCTTGCTAGACTATTGATCGAAAGAGAAAAAAAATCCGGCGGATCCGAGCTGATCTTAGATATTGCAAATCATCTTCTGCGTTCCAGAGAATTATATACGAACGGACAGGAGAATGAAGACTTCTTCCATTATACGATACTCGCAGGAAATTCTGCCAAAGCCGGGGCCGCTTACGAATCTTCTTATTCTTTTTTCAGTTTGCTTGCTTCTCAACTCAAAGACTCTTATTGGCAAAAAGACAGAAAGAATGCGATCCATATCCTAAAATCTCTTGCGGAATCGGCATATTATTTATCCAGAAGAGAAGAGGCGGAGAAGATCGTATCCGATTTACTTTCCAAACTGCAAAGTCCATCCGAAAAGGCGGACGTTTACCTAATGCAATTGGAAGTGATGAACGTTTATAACGATCTTGACTCCGCATCCAAAATAGGGATCAAGGCGCTTCAATCGCTCGGTACAGGTTTCAAGGAAAAGCCGGGTTTTTTAGCGGTGTTCGGTGAAGTATTGAAGATGATCTTTTATAGTAGAGGAAGATCTCCGGAAAAGTTAGTAAATGCTAAAGACAGCAAAGATCCGTATAAAACGGAAGCTTTGAATATTTTGGTCAACCTTCTGAATTACGGAAAACATATGGATATGAAGGTTATGGCTTATATTTATTTGAAGCTAATCAACCTTACTTTGAAAGAAGGAAATGCTCCTTTCAGCTTTTTCGGTTACGCAGGCTTCGGATCCATATTACTTTCTATCACTGGAAATTTCCAACAGTCTATGAGATATTGGACCTTGGCGGAAAAGATATTAAAAAAGTTTAAATCGGATGAACTTTACGGAAGGTTCGTGTTTGGCCGGACCATTCTTTTGGATTATTTCATGTATCCATTCCGTTCCATAGTGGATTATACGGAGGAAGCGTTCCATAAATGTATGCAGTATGGGGATTATCTTTGGGCTGCATTCGCACTTTTCTCCCAAAATACGAACCAGTTATATTCCGCGGAAAATTCCCTTTCGTACCGGGAAAAGATCAGGGAAAATTTAGAAAGGGGATCCAAATTAAATTACGATATTCTGATGATCCTTTTACATTCTTCCGATTCTTATTTGGATCGTTTAGAAGGAAAATCCACTGAAACCGTGCGGTACAAGGAAAATTTGTACACGGACCGTGAATTCGAGTCTCAGGTCCTGGAATCCGCAGGGAACGGAACCGCTAATTCTTGGTATGCGACCCTATTCGGATCTCTTGCATATTTATCGGGCTATTATTTGGAGGCGGAAAGAATTTTTAAAAATTACCATTCCGATCTGGAAAAATCCAGGATCATGTTTATTTATTCAGAGTATCGGTTTTATAGATCCTTAGGTCTTTTAAAGTTGCGTAGAAAAAAGTTAAAATTGAGCGAGAAGTTCTTCTTTAGATATTCATTATATTTATTTAAACTTTGGTCGAAGATCTATCCGCCTAGTTTTCAATTATTTTATTTTATATTAGGTGGGCTTTACGAGGATTACGCTGGAAGAAAGGAGAATTCTTCCCTGTATTTCGATATGGCCATACAACAAGTGGAATCGGAGCCGAACGATTTTAGAAAGGCAGTCGTATACCAACATGTTGCGGAATGGAATATAGAACAGGGTAGGACTTCCTACGGAAAATTTTTGATACAAAATGCGGTAAGGCTATACGGTTCTTGGGGAGCCAAATCAATCGTAAACTTACTTAGGGACGAACATGGAGAGTTGCTTCGTCCTCAAGGAACTACGAAACGTTCCATGGAAAAAATCCTGGCGGATTCAATTCTTCCCACATCCTTCGATTTGGACCTCAGGACTGTGCTTAAGGCCTCTCAAAGTATTTCGGGAGTTATCGAATTAGGTGAATTACTTAGGCAGTTGATTCGCACAATTATGGAAAATGCCGCGGCAACTCGAGGTTTTTTAATTCTCCCTCAAAACAAAGAATTGTTTTTGATGGCAGGGTCGGATATAGAAGAACCGGGCTTTTTGCCCAAACCAATCTCGCTCGATGAAGCGGGCCATCTTCTTCCTTTGGAAGTGGTGTATTTTTGTTTCCGTTCCGGACAGAAGGTTTTGATCTCGGATGCGGCAAAAGATTCTTTTTATTCCGTAAATCCTTATATCAAAAGAAGTAAACCGAAGTCCCTGTTATGTATGCCGATCACAAAACAAGGAAGAACATTATGTGTTCTTTATTTGGAAAATCGACTTACTGCCGGTATCTTCGACGAACATAGATTAGAAATTTTGGAAATACTTTCCGCACAGGCAGCGATTTCACTGGAGAATGCCAAGTTATATGAGGATATCACTCGTATGAATTTCGAGCTGGAAAGAAAAGTAAACGAAAGAACGGAAGAATTAGCCAAATCCCTTTCGATCATCCGAAAGGATATGTTGTATTCCCAAAAGATCCAAAGAAGTATCCTTCCGGAACTAAAAAATATCCCGGGCTTAAGATATTCCGTCAATTATCTGCCTATGGACGAGGTAGGAGGGGACTTCTACGATATATGCAGATTAAGTAATGGGAGATATAGATTCTTTTTGGCTGATGCTACCGGTCACGGAGTGCAAGCGGCTTTAGTAACTATGGCAATCAAGGGGGAATACGAAGGACTAAAATCCTCTTTAGAGAGACCGGGAGAAATACTTTTTGAACTTAATAATTCTATTTTACTTAAATATAAAACTCTCTATTTTACGGGAGCGATTTGCGACGTGGATCTATCGGAGAAAAAAGTTTATTTTGCATCCGCGGGTCATATATCCCAATTTTTAGTACGTTCCTATCAAATGGTAGAGATGCCTAAAACGGGGGCCATCTTAGGTTTTGTAAAAGATTATCCATATAGAACCGAAGAATATAAGATAGAATCAAGAGATCGGATCTTTCTTTTTTCGGACGGGATCTACGAACAGTTCAATGAAGATAAATCGGAATACGGAGAAGAAAGATTTTTGCATTCCATTCGCGCAAATGTTCAGTTCGAACCTCAGGTCCAAGCAGAAAGAATACTTTCCGATCTCCAAAATTTTATTTCTAAAACCTCTATCCAAGACGATATCACTCTGTTGATCCTGGATATCGATTGA